The genomic segment TCAACCACCAGGGATAAAAATCCAACTCCTTCGCTTTAATAAATGCACGAACCGTATCAAGATCGCTTTTTAAATGTTGCCATTCACTTTGATTATGGTTTAAAGCATAATAGAACCTGGAATTGGTCCGCATCGTGTAGAACTCCAGGCTGGTAGGATATTTTTCTAGTAGAGAAGTCAAAATATCTATGGCTTTGCGGTATTGTTTGCTATAATGAATATGAGCAAAGGCGATGGTTTCAATTGCAACTAATTGTGTGAATTTTCCTTTTTCAACTGCAATATTCAAGTGCTCATAACCAAGCTTTGCATCCCCGGCTGGGATCGGAAGGAGACGCTGGATAAAACGAACGATTCCCGTTTGATTCCCGGCAACCACATGGTATAATCCGGAACCAAAATAAATGTCATATAGGGTGGAATCCAGGACCAGTGCTTTTTCAAGATACCGGATACCCCGCAAAGCAGCTAATCCTGTTTTGATCCATTTTTTTTCCCGCGCATAGATTGCCCCTTCATAACCGTAAGCGCCGCCGGCGAAGAAATGCGCCCTGGCATCACGGGGATAGGTTTTAATCTGTTTTCTTGATCTTGAGATTGCTTCTTTCAACCACATTTTTGTGGTGTCATTATAATCACTGTAATTTTTTAAATAGAAGCCCTTTTTCATTGAGATAACCGCCCGAATGAAATAACCGGCTGGTGAATCCGGGTAACGGTCGATGAGAATTTGTGATACGGAATCTGCAGATGCGTACTCTTCCCGGTAGAGCCAATCGATGGTTTCGGAGAGTTTTAAGTCGATCTGATCCCATTCTATCTTTTTTTCATTTGCTGTTCCATAAATGAAAGCATTGAATCCAATCAATAAATATATAAACACAAACAAGATTTTTAGATAGCCTGATTTCATGTTGCCCGGATATATTTTTATCATTATTTATTAGATAACCAATATTAGGGTAGGATACACAACCATTTAATTCAATCAAAGTTGGAGGAATATTGGTTGGGAAAGTCAATCCGTTGATTGACTAACTCATTGGAAAAAATGAGAGTGGCGCCGCTATACAAAATCAATATTTAAAAGGATTCACAATTTTAATTCCTCCGTAAAATCATCGTTTAAAACTTCTGACAAAAGTTCAATTACATTGGTCTTGAAATTGGATTTGTCAGATTCAAAAAGTGTAATTAGCATGGACATCCAACACCGCAAAATGGGTTATTACTTCCTCTGTTTCCAGGGGTCGATCAAGGCCGTCGAATGTAACAAAAAAACTTAACCGGCAACTTCCCCTGGTTGGCATCCCAGGAAAAGCGCAGGTTGCCGTTTTTGTCGTATTTGAACTCGGTTGTATCGGCGTCCGGAGTGACCCGTTTGGTCAGTTGATTGAGGGTGTAGTATTCGTAAGTCGTGATCTAACCATTTGCAGTAGAACCTGTTGTGACGGGGATCGAAATAGTTTAGGACGCGTAGTGGTAAGGTTATTAACGATATCAAAAATGAATTCAGTCGTGGTTTGAGAGTGGTAGCTCCCGGCATTACTAAATAATTTAATAGTGTCGCTTATGTAACTGGTAATCATGAGGTTCATAAGTTAATTCCGTATAACCTCCGGTACGGGTAGGTGATTTTCTTCAGAGTCCATCAAAAAGATAGCCGGAATCCGGTTTTCGGTTTGCTCCGAAGTTGTATATTCTCCAGTAACAAGGGGTTACATGTAAACCTTCCAAAACCTTCGTAGTATTTAACCTGTTGTTGATATAAACCCTAATGGTCGATGGCATCTGAAAAACGAGATGGGAGTGATTGTGATTCATCATATTCCAATACATAAGAAGGCAGCGGCCCCCCCCCCCCGTCACTGCCTTCTCGATAACAAACAATAATCGCAGCCACATGGCATCACTTGCGCCAAAATAATCATAACTCAGTATTAATTTCTTAATTTTCTTAACCAAATCGTTTCCTATCTAGTAGATTATCCGGCGACTACAATGATAATATGACTATCAATATATAATGCCGTAAATTATGACAAAAAAGTAACAAGATTTATGGAAAAAAATACTGTTATCCAAATCTCAAATCTTAACCCAGCTTATTATTTGGGGAGAGAACTTCTATTTTATTTATTAAAAATGTTAGATTTTTTTCCTAGACATTGCCATGTTGTTTTGATTTTTGAAGGCCAAAATTCCTATAAAAGCCCCTTGTTTTAAACATCGGCTCAGATAATGAGTGATTAGTGGTTGCAGGCCAAAAAAAAAGCCGGTTAAAAACCGGCTTTTAAACTCAAGGTATGTAATTTATTTTTAACGTCGAACCAACTTTATACCCCCGCCAGAGGATCTAAGCGTAAGCAGCGGCCCGCCGCCATTTAATTC from the candidate division KSB1 bacterium genome contains:
- a CDS encoding tetratricopeptide repeat protein yields the protein MIKIYPGNMKSGYLKILFVFIYLLIGFNAFIYGTANEKKIEWDQIDLKLSETIDWLYREEYASADSVSQILIDRYPDSPAGYFIRAVISMKKGFYLKNYSDYNDTTKMWLKEAISRSRKQIKTYPRDARAHFFAGGAYGYEGAIYAREKKWIKTGLAALRGIRYLEKALVLDSTLYDIYFGSGLYHVVAGNQTGIVRFIQRLLPIPAGDAKLGYEHLNIAVEKGKFTQLVAIETIAFAHIHYSKQYRKAIDILTSLLEKYPTSLEFYTMRTNSRFYYALNHNQSEWQHLKSDLDTVRAFIKAKELDFYPWWLNKFNFMEGYFHFTEKNYTRAMLLLEDYCEQYPKKNGSYLTALAYLTLGKIYDLQNKRMAAISAYKKVRKFEKMGNEKKLAERFIETPYQGETYRTRFIGAFTDLPNRP